In one Rhinopithecus roxellana isolate Shanxi Qingling chromosome 1, ASM756505v1, whole genome shotgun sequence genomic region, the following are encoded:
- the OXNAD1 gene encoding oxidoreductase NAD-binding domain-containing protein 1, which yields MYRFFPPYSDYRKLIYHLKGCQGLRSKGSSPFTSIVSAAKVCGAASESPSVKSLRLLVADQDFSFKAGQWVDFFIPGVSVVGGFSICSSPRLLEQERMIELAVKYTNHPPALWVHNTCTLDSEVAVRVGGEFFFDPQPADASRNLVLIAGGVGINPLLSILRHAADLLREQANKRSGYEIGTIQLFYSAKNTSELLFKKNILDLVNEFPEKIACSLHVTKQTTQISAELKPYITEGRITEKEIRDHISKETLFYICGPPPMTDFFSKQLENHHVSKEHICFEKWW from the exons ATGTACAGATTTTTTCCACCATATTCAGACTATAGAAAGCTAATCTACCACCTGAAAGGGTGTCAAGGGCTGAGAAGTAAAGGATCCTCACCCTTTACCTCA ATTGTGTCAGCAGCTAAGGTGTGTGGAGCTGCCAGTGAGTCACCGTCAGTGAAGAGCCTCCGCTTGCTTGTTGCTGATCAAGACTTTTCCTTTAAAGCTGGCCAGTG GGTTGATTTTTTTATTCCAGGAGTCTCTGTGGTTGGTGGGTTTTCAATATGCTCCAGTCCCAGACTGCTAGAACAAGAGAGAATGATAGAATTGGCAGTGAAATATACAAACCACCCTCCTGCCCTCTGGGTTCACAATACG TGTACACTTGACTCAGAAGTGGCTGTGAGAGTGGGTGGAGAGTTCTTCTTTGACCCTCAGCCTGCGGATGCCTCTAGAAACCTCGTGTTGATTGCAGGAGGAGTTGGAATTAACCCTCTGCTTTCCATCCTGCGGCACGCAGCAGATCTCCTCAGAGAGCAGGCAAACAAAAGAAGTGGATATGAGATAGGAACAATACAACTATTCTACAGTGCAAAAAATACCAGCGAACTCCTGTTTAAG AAAAATATCCTTGATTTAGTAAATGAATTTCCTGAGAAGATTGCATGCAGTTTGCATGTTACAAAACAGACTACACAAATCAGTGCAGAACTCAAGCCGTACATCACGG AAGGAAGAATAACGGAGAAGGAGATAAGAGATCATATTTCAAAAGAGACTTTGTTCTATATTTGTGGCCCACCTCCAATGACAGACTTTTTCTCCAAGCAACTGGAAAACCACCATGTATCCAAAGAACACATTTGCTTTGAGAAGTGGTGGTAG